The proteins below are encoded in one region of Fibrella aestuarina BUZ 2:
- a CDS encoding alkaline phosphatase D family protein, producing MQKRLLIGLLGVALLTGCRTNRPNQRPAVSTASSAESPVASAKPISVIAFGSCSDQKRPQPLWDDIVAQKPDVWIWLGDNIYGDSESMDTLRTKYARQKANPVYGQLRQSASVIGVWDDHDYGVNDGGKEYPRRKESQQLMLDFLDVPGQSPLRTQEGAYSAHVYGPKGQRVKVILLDGRYFRDPLKKNGKDNVPDPTGDMLGDAQWRWLETQLTNSDADVHVIGCGIQFLAEDHPYEKWANFPTSRQRLFDLLGKTKPKGAMLISGDRHIAELAKVNVPGLTYDLYDITSSGLTHVSKPHEEPNRHRVGEMVAKLNYGLITVNWNQKPLTATVRINGDERATYLTQEIKF from the coding sequence ATGCAAAAACGCCTCCTCATTGGTCTGTTGGGGGTTGCGCTCCTAACCGGCTGCCGCACCAACCGACCCAATCAACGCCCCGCCGTTTCAACCGCCTCATCTGCCGAATCGCCAGTCGCGTCGGCGAAACCCATTTCGGTCATCGCGTTTGGGTCGTGTAGCGACCAGAAGCGGCCCCAACCGCTCTGGGACGATATCGTCGCCCAGAAACCCGACGTCTGGATCTGGCTCGGCGACAACATCTACGGCGATTCAGAAAGTATGGACACGCTGCGGACCAAATACGCCCGCCAGAAAGCCAACCCCGTCTACGGGCAACTGCGGCAGTCGGCGTCGGTCATCGGCGTCTGGGACGACCATGATTACGGCGTCAACGACGGCGGTAAGGAATACCCGCGCCGGAAAGAGAGTCAGCAACTGATGCTCGATTTTCTGGACGTACCCGGCCAAAGCCCGCTACGTACCCAGGAAGGCGCGTACTCGGCGCATGTCTACGGACCAAAAGGGCAGCGCGTCAAAGTGATTCTGCTTGATGGCCGTTATTTCCGAGATCCGTTGAAGAAAAACGGTAAAGACAACGTACCTGACCCCACGGGCGATATGCTGGGCGACGCACAATGGCGCTGGCTCGAAACCCAACTGACTAACTCCGATGCCGACGTGCACGTGATTGGCTGCGGCATTCAGTTTCTGGCCGAAGATCATCCGTACGAAAAGTGGGCCAACTTCCCCACGTCCCGCCAGCGCCTGTTCGATTTGCTGGGCAAAACAAAACCCAAAGGGGCCATGCTCATCAGCGGTGATCGCCACATCGCCGAACTCGCCAAAGTGAACGTACCTGGCCTGACCTACGACCTTTACGACATCACGAGCAGCGGCCTGACGCACGTCTCGAAACCGCACGAAGAGCCCAACCGGCACCGCGTCGGCGAGATGGTCGCCAAACTCAACTACGGCCTGATCACCGTCAACTGGAATCAGAAACCGCTCACCGCCACCGTAAGGATCAACGGCGACGAACGGGCCACGTACCTGACGCAGGAAATCAAGTTTTAG
- a CDS encoding M28 family metallopeptidase, whose product MRTKQLLTGLFLSTSLLALGQDEKLDAATTDKIRQEGLQRSQVMETAFYLTDVNGPRIQGPGYMNAANYAKGKLAGWGLQNAKLEAWGDWGKGWNVERCYFAMTAPYYKSMIAVPRAWSGSTNKLQTADILFITDSDTMALENYKGKLKNKVILLDQSYKVTPSFKADADRYTDDELQKMASAEAPRGGGQRMPGDSAMRRMMQTMRTRNVFNQKMRKMAKAEGAVGILNSTQNSKDGTLFVSGDYANAALGATPDDLADLSISAEDYMMLCRLMKANVPVKLEVDVKTKFFTDDIKGYNVLADIPGTDPKLKDEVVMLGAHLDSWHAATGATDNAAGSAVMMEAARILKAIGVKPRRTIRIALWSGEEQGLFGSRNYVTNHLVDATTNKLNKEGENVAAYFNVDNGTGKIRGIYLQGSEAAGPVFAQWLKPFNDLGATTVTIQNTGGTDHQSFDRYGIPGFQFIQDRIEYNTRTHHTNMDTYDHLQADDLKQAATVVASFVYNAAMRDQKIPAKPVAITQQSGR is encoded by the coding sequence ATGAGAACCAAACAACTACTGACCGGCTTGTTTCTGAGCACCTCCCTGCTGGCCCTCGGGCAGGACGAAAAACTCGACGCGGCCACCACCGACAAAATCCGGCAGGAAGGCCTGCAACGGTCGCAGGTGATGGAAACCGCTTTCTACCTGACCGATGTCAACGGGCCGCGCATTCAGGGGCCGGGCTACATGAACGCCGCCAACTACGCCAAAGGCAAACTGGCGGGCTGGGGCCTGCAAAACGCCAAGCTGGAAGCCTGGGGCGATTGGGGCAAAGGCTGGAACGTGGAGCGCTGCTATTTCGCCATGACCGCGCCCTATTATAAGTCGATGATTGCCGTGCCCCGCGCCTGGAGCGGCAGCACCAACAAGCTACAGACGGCCGACATCCTGTTCATCACCGACTCCGACACGATGGCGCTGGAAAACTACAAGGGCAAGCTGAAAAACAAGGTCATTCTGCTCGATCAGTCGTACAAAGTGACGCCGTCCTTCAAAGCCGACGCCGACCGCTACACTGACGACGAACTGCAAAAGATGGCGAGTGCCGAAGCGCCACGGGGTGGTGGGCAGCGGATGCCCGGCGACTCGGCTATGCGCCGGATGATGCAGACGATGCGTACCCGAAACGTCTTTAACCAGAAGATGCGCAAAATGGCGAAGGCCGAAGGTGCCGTGGGCATTCTGAACAGCACCCAAAATAGCAAAGATGGTACGCTCTTCGTGAGCGGCGACTACGCCAACGCCGCCCTCGGTGCCACGCCCGACGACCTGGCCGACCTGTCGATTTCGGCAGAAGATTACATGATGCTTTGTCGCCTGATGAAAGCCAACGTACCTGTCAAGCTGGAGGTAGACGTGAAGACCAAGTTCTTTACGGACGACATCAAAGGCTACAATGTGCTGGCCGACATTCCCGGAACGGACCCCAAGCTGAAAGATGAAGTGGTGATGCTCGGCGCCCACCTCGACTCCTGGCACGCCGCCACCGGGGCTACCGACAATGCCGCGGGTAGCGCGGTGATGATGGAAGCCGCCCGCATCCTGAAAGCGATTGGCGTGAAACCCCGCCGCACGATCCGCATTGCTTTGTGGAGCGGCGAAGAGCAGGGGCTGTTCGGCTCGCGCAATTACGTGACCAACCACCTGGTCGATGCCACGACCAACAAGCTGAACAAAGAAGGCGAAAACGTAGCTGCTTACTTCAACGTCGATAATGGCACGGGCAAGATCCGGGGCATCTATTTGCAGGGCAGCGAAGCGGCGGGGCCCGTTTTCGCGCAGTGGTTGAAGCCGTTCAACGATTTGGGCGCCACTACCGTCACGATCCAGAACACGGGCGGCACCGACCACCAGTCATTCGATCGGTACGGTATTCCAGGCTTCCAGTTCATTCAGGACCGGATCGAGTACAACACCCGTACGCACCACACGAATATGGACACCTACGATCACCTGCAAGCCGACGACCTGAAGCAGGCCGCGACCGTCGTAGCCAGCTTCGTGTATAACGCCGCCATGCGCGACCAGAAAATCCCGGCCAAACCAGTCGCCATCACCCAGCAGTCAGGCCGGTAG
- a CDS encoding exo-beta-N-acetylmuramidase NamZ family protein, with translation MKIGSFALVPLLVGAAWSAGFFQPTTTSVVTVAAAPKLVTGADQVATYLPYLKGKRVGMVVNPTSIIGSKSSVDSLQSLGVNVVMVFGPEHGFRGNASNGAKVADEVDAKTGIPIISLYGKNKKPTKEQLDKIDVLIYDIQDVGARFYTYINTLTHVMEACAEHNKELMILDRPNPNGFIVDGPMLDDHLHSGIGMHKIPITHGMTIGEFAQMANGEGWLPGKAQCKLKIIKVANYTHDTPYVLPVNPSPNLNTPQSILLYPSVCLFEGTIISQGRGTYIPFTVLGAPALKGIYPFSFKPVSIKGMKEAPLHQDQECYGLDLRNYDTNIFRKTRQLNLTWLMELYKAYPDKARFFDMSQSKEIGNFDKLAGTENLKKQIIAGVSEKAIRQSWEPGLSNYKKMRKKYLLYP, from the coding sequence ATGAAAATCGGCTCTTTCGCGCTTGTCCCGCTGCTTGTGGGCGCTGCCTGGTCAGCAGGCTTTTTCCAACCGACTACCACCTCTGTCGTAACCGTCGCTGCCGCGCCGAAGCTCGTGACGGGCGCCGATCAGGTGGCCACGTACCTGCCCTACCTGAAAGGCAAACGCGTCGGGATGGTCGTCAACCCCACGTCGATTATCGGCAGCAAGAGCAGCGTCGACAGCCTGCAAAGTCTGGGTGTCAACGTGGTGATGGTGTTCGGGCCGGAGCATGGTTTCCGGGGGAATGCGAGCAACGGGGCCAAAGTGGCCGATGAGGTCGACGCCAAAACGGGGATCCCCATCATCTCGCTCTACGGCAAAAACAAGAAACCCACCAAAGAGCAACTCGACAAGATCGACGTGCTGATCTACGACATTCAGGACGTGGGCGCGCGCTTCTACACCTACATCAACACGCTGACGCACGTGATGGAGGCCTGCGCCGAACACAACAAAGAACTGATGATTCTGGACCGGCCCAACCCGAACGGCTTTATCGTCGACGGACCCATGCTGGACGATCACCTGCACTCGGGCATCGGCATGCACAAAATCCCGATCACCCACGGCATGACCATCGGCGAGTTTGCCCAGATGGCCAATGGCGAAGGCTGGCTGCCGGGAAAAGCACAGTGCAAACTGAAGATCATCAAAGTTGCCAACTACACGCACGATACGCCCTATGTGCTGCCGGTGAACCCCTCACCCAACCTGAATACGCCCCAGTCGATTCTGCTGTACCCTAGCGTATGCCTGTTTGAGGGGACCATCATCAGCCAGGGCCGGGGTACGTATATCCCGTTTACGGTGCTGGGTGCGCCCGCCTTGAAAGGCATCTATCCGTTTTCGTTTAAGCCAGTCAGTATCAAGGGCATGAAAGAGGCCCCGCTGCACCAGGATCAGGAATGCTACGGCCTCGACCTGCGGAACTACGACACTAATATCTTCCGCAAAACCCGGCAACTCAACCTGACATGGCTCATGGAACTCTACAAAGCCTATCCCGACAAAGCCCGCTTTTTCGATATGAGCCAGAGCAAAGAGATCGGCAACTTCGATAAGCTGGCAGGCACCGAAAACCTCAAAAAGCAGATCATCGCGGGGGTGAGCGAGAAGGCGATCCGTCAGAGCTGGGAGCCGGGCCTTTCCAACTACAAAAAGATGCGGAAGAAGTATTTGCTGTATCCGTAG
- a CDS encoding sensor histidine kinase: protein MKLLSQTNRIYLAFSLVIYLLTAVMFYQIIRLLIYDEVESRLKVEQRDFQTYVRLHPTWSTSPYFIENKIEIMPASVANRSETFTDTLIRNRYNDELIPFRQLTFYTPIGGVMHRVSIRKSLIQTYRLIEAVSLTMAVFLGLLLGGTFWFQGKLSGRLWRPFYDTLSRIKRFNLSSGTPLQLERSDITEFSELNQVLQKMADKMQHDYLSLKEFTENASHELQTPLALINAKVEQLIQSEQLTPSQTHWIDGIYQASRRMSRLNQGLLLLAKIENGQFPNAQPVDLQAELIQRLTDMDEVLQHKNISVGLLPGTSFRASLPALLVESLLTNLVSNAIRHNVPGGRIEVRSSAHQLQLSNTGPHLTADPMALFGRFRKEANGNESVGLGLAIVKQICETYGLAVTYHYADGMHTLTLANAVA, encoded by the coding sequence TTGAAACTGCTCAGCCAAACCAATCGGATTTACCTCGCTTTCTCGCTGGTGATTTACCTGCTCACGGCCGTGATGTTCTACCAGATCATCCGGCTGCTGATTTACGACGAGGTCGAAAGCCGACTAAAGGTCGAACAGCGCGATTTTCAGACCTACGTCCGTCTGCACCCCACCTGGTCGACCAGCCCGTATTTTATCGAGAATAAGATCGAGATCATGCCGGCCTCCGTGGCCAACCGCTCCGAAACCTTTACCGACACGCTCATCCGCAACCGATACAACGATGAGCTGATTCCGTTTCGGCAACTCACCTTCTACACCCCCATCGGGGGCGTCATGCACCGGGTATCGATCCGGAAATCGCTCATTCAGACCTACCGCCTTATCGAGGCCGTTTCGCTGACGATGGCGGTTTTTCTGGGCCTGCTGCTGGGCGGTACCTTCTGGTTTCAGGGCAAATTGTCGGGTCGGCTCTGGCGACCGTTCTACGACACGCTGTCGCGCATCAAGCGGTTTAACCTGAGTAGTGGTACGCCGTTGCAACTGGAGCGGTCGGACATCACCGAGTTTAGCGAGCTGAACCAGGTACTGCAAAAGATGGCCGACAAAATGCAGCACGATTACCTGAGCCTCAAGGAGTTTACCGAAAACGCGTCGCACGAGTTGCAGACGCCGCTCGCCCTGATCAACGCCAAAGTCGAGCAGCTGATTCAGTCGGAGCAACTGACGCCCAGCCAAACGCACTGGATCGACGGCATTTACCAGGCCTCACGGCGCATGTCGCGCCTCAATCAGGGCCTGCTGTTGCTGGCGAAAATCGAAAACGGGCAGTTCCCCAATGCGCAGCCGGTCGACCTGCAGGCCGAGTTGATTCAGCGACTGACCGATATGGACGAGGTGTTGCAACACAAAAACATCAGCGTGGGGCTGTTGCCGGGTACGTCGTTCCGGGCGTCGTTACCGGCCCTGCTGGTCGAGAGCCTGCTCACCAACCTGGTCAGCAACGCCATCCGGCACAACGTACCTGGCGGCCGCATCGAGGTGCGTTCCTCGGCCCATCAGTTGCAACTGAGCAACACCGGCCCCCACCTCACCGCCGACCCGATGGCGCTGTTTGGGCGGTTTCGGAAAGAAGCCAACGGCAACGAGTCAGTAGGGCTGGGGCTGGCGATCGTCAAGCAGATTTGTGAGACCTACGGGCTAGCCGTCACCTACCACTACGCCGACGGCATGCACACGCTGACGCTGGCGAATGCGGTAGCGTAA
- a CDS encoding response regulator transcription factor encodes MKVLVVEDEQGLAESITEYMTKEGYVCETATTFREADERIYLYAYDCIIVDLTLPDGDGFQLIQSLKRLAATTGIIIISARNALEDKLKGLEIGSDDYLTKPFHLSELNARVKSLLRRRQFAGHTEIRFEAITVVPQSRTVYVNGRHTPISRKEYDLLLYFLSNIDVALTKVSIAEHLWGDNIDSADSLDMVYSHIKNLRRKLIEKGAGDYIRSIYGIGYKFGLP; translated from the coding sequence ATGAAAGTTCTGGTTGTTGAAGACGAACAGGGGCTGGCGGAAAGCATCACCGAATACATGACCAAAGAAGGCTATGTCTGCGAAACCGCCACCACGTTTCGGGAAGCCGACGAACGCATTTACCTGTATGCGTACGACTGCATTATTGTGGACCTGACCCTGCCCGACGGCGATGGTTTCCAGCTGATTCAGTCGCTGAAACGGCTGGCGGCTACCACGGGGATTATCATTATTTCGGCGCGTAATGCGCTGGAAGACAAGTTGAAAGGGCTGGAAATAGGCTCCGACGATTACCTGACCAAGCCGTTCCATCTGTCGGAACTGAATGCGCGGGTGAAATCGCTGTTGCGGCGGCGGCAGTTTGCGGGGCATACCGAAATCCGGTTTGAAGCGATCACCGTCGTGCCGCAGTCGCGCACCGTGTACGTCAACGGGCGACATACGCCGATTTCGCGCAAAGAATACGATCTGCTGCTTTATTTTCTGTCGAACATCGACGTGGCGCTGACCAAAGTATCCATCGCTGAACACCTCTGGGGCGACAACATCGACTCGGCCGATTCGCTCGATATGGTGTATTCGCACATCAAAAACCTGCGCCGCAAACTGATCGAGAAAGGGGCTGGCGATTACATACGATCGATCTACGGCATCGGTTATAAATTTGGCCTACCTTGA
- a CDS encoding MerR family transcriptional regulator — translation MRLYSVKQLAGMAGVSVRTLHHYDRLGLLKPSVRTEAKYRLYGEQDLIRLQQILFYKELDFSLDSIRQLLAQPDFDAVRALQTHRQRLHDRQNRLTTLLNTIDKTISKLNGESIKMTDDELYAGFSGQQAKAYRQEAVAHYGQEVELSEQHLRQLDKTGFEQLKAEQQAIGQTLLSMMQQDPTSAAVQQQIARHYANIRGFWGEAVCRGKNMAEAYKGLADLYLNDLRFTSQNGPENPAFAAFLNKAMIHFANTQLTP, via the coding sequence ATGAGACTGTATTCGGTGAAGCAACTGGCTGGAATGGCGGGTGTTAGTGTGCGCACACTGCATCACTACGACCGGCTGGGATTGCTCAAACCATCGGTTCGGACCGAGGCCAAGTACCGGCTGTATGGCGAGCAGGACCTGATCCGGCTTCAGCAGATTCTGTTCTACAAGGAACTGGATTTCTCACTCGATAGCATTCGGCAGTTGCTGGCTCAGCCAGATTTCGATGCGGTACGGGCGTTGCAAACCCACCGCCAGCGCCTGCACGACCGGCAGAACCGGCTGACGACGTTGTTAAACACGATTGATAAAACCATTTCTAAACTAAACGGAGAATCAATCAAGATGACAGACGACGAATTGTATGCCGGTTTTTCGGGCCAACAAGCCAAAGCCTACCGGCAGGAGGCCGTTGCCCACTACGGTCAGGAGGTCGAGTTGAGCGAACAGCACCTGCGCCAGCTAGACAAAACGGGGTTCGAGCAGTTGAAAGCCGAACAGCAAGCCATCGGCCAGACGTTGCTGAGTATGATGCAGCAAGACCCCACCAGCGCGGCTGTGCAGCAGCAGATCGCCCGGCACTACGCCAACATCCGCGGTTTTTGGGGGGAGGCCGTTTGTCGCGGGAAAAACATGGCCGAGGCCTACAAAGGGCTGGCTGACCTGTACCTGAACGACCTGCGGTTTACCAGCCAGAACGGGCCGGAAAACCCAGCTTTCGCGGCCTTTCTCAATAAGGCGATGATCCATTTCGCCAATACGCAGTTGACCCCGTAG
- a CDS encoding N-acetylmuramoyl-L-alanine amidase family protein has product MPNRLLIGFLLLWALQLPRPDGFANVPDRRLPHRSARVAARPKPVPKRRISKTERRATVKKTAAKARLAKKESAVKVARRPLGGTVFYLASGHGGPDPGALGKYGRHLLPEDEYAYDVTVRLAQLLKEQGATVYMIVQDPNDGIRDDAVLKLDRDEVAYPHQRIPLDQLARLNQTTTAVNRLYARTRAAYQRFITIHVDSRSQGEKIDVFFYHHSGNKAGKRLARHIHKRFKANYRRHRPDRPYSGNVTTRNELYVVRNSRPPVVFIELGNIQNQLDQRRFLLASNRSALANWMMQGIVDDYQSR; this is encoded by the coding sequence TTGCCAAATCGTCTTCTCATCGGTTTCCTGCTGCTGTGGGCGCTGCAACTGCCCCGCCCCGACGGGTTCGCCAACGTACCTGACCGCCGCTTGCCCCACCGGTCTGCGCGGGTAGCGGCCAGGCCCAAGCCCGTTCCCAAGCGTCGGATCAGCAAAACAGAAAGGCGAGCCACTGTAAAAAAGACCGCTGCCAAGGCCCGTTTGGCCAAAAAAGAGAGCGCCGTGAAGGTGGCACGGCGACCGCTCGGCGGTACGGTGTTTTACCTGGCGTCGGGGCATGGCGGGCCCGATCCGGGGGCGTTGGGGAAGTATGGCCGCCACCTGTTGCCCGAAGACGAATACGCCTACGACGTGACGGTTCGGCTGGCCCAATTGCTGAAAGAACAGGGCGCTACGGTCTACATGATCGTACAGGACCCGAACGACGGTATCCGCGATGATGCCGTGCTGAAGCTCGACCGCGATGAAGTAGCTTATCCCCATCAGCGCATTCCGCTCGACCAACTGGCCCGGCTGAACCAGACCACGACGGCCGTCAACCGGCTGTATGCCCGTACCAGAGCGGCGTATCAGCGGTTCATCACCATCCACGTGGACAGCCGTAGCCAGGGCGAGAAAATCGACGTGTTTTTCTACCACCACAGCGGCAACAAGGCGGGGAAACGACTGGCCCGGCACATTCATAAACGCTTCAAAGCCAACTACCGACGTCATCGCCCCGACCGACCCTACTCGGGGAATGTCACAACCCGCAATGAACTGTATGTAGTCCGCAACAGTCGTCCACCCGTGGTTTTTATCGAATTAGGCAATATTCAGAACCAGCTTGATCAGCGGCGATTCCTGCTGGCCTCGAACCGATCGGCCCTGGCCAACTGGATGATGCAGGGTATCGTCGACGATTATCAGTCGCGGTAG
- a CDS encoding TolC family protein: MKHLRDRVPRRRTQTALLLLGLSGLAGGASGQSLTLKQVIEQGVRQYPLLRAKQADISSAERRLQASRTELLPVVLVQDQYTYATSNSLNSSFFPNEGTSISTSGGVRPTAVSQASFGSYTSATIEWRAITFGRIKAGVATSKAELQRTQADYENEVFQHQVRTIDAYLLLLINQKLVQIQRSNLDRAETFKRVVDAGVRSGMRAGVDSSLATAEAVRARLLLLASEQNEQVQRLRLSELTGELTKNLRVDSMRFYTNLPTAPLLADSVSPKNPTLRLFQSQINLSTAQSLLTQRSGLPSISLLGAGNARGSGFSNQGELLLANPVNGLGYQVGNYLLGVVARWNLTNLLRTHHEYNANLFLVERSRQLFNEQRLRINRQYQEADTQYQVALEQARQAPVQLRAAQQAYNQARTRYQNGLTDLPTLLQSVVTLNRAEVDGYVATSNVWRYLLLKAAAEGDLSLFMNQV, translated from the coding sequence ATGAAGCACTTACGCGATAGAGTTCCCCGGCGCCGAACCCAAACCGCCTTGTTGCTACTGGGCCTGAGCGGACTGGCTGGTGGCGCCTCGGGGCAGAGCCTAACGCTCAAGCAGGTAATCGAGCAGGGCGTGCGGCAGTACCCGTTGCTGCGCGCCAAACAGGCCGACATCAGCAGCGCCGAACGCCGGCTGCAGGCCAGCCGGACCGAGTTGCTGCCGGTGGTGCTGGTGCAGGATCAGTATACCTACGCCACCAGCAACAGCCTCAACAGCTCCTTCTTTCCGAACGAAGGCACCAGCATTTCCACCTCGGGCGGGGTGCGGCCCACGGCGGTGTCGCAGGCCAGTTTCGGCTCGTACACCAGCGCCACCATCGAATGGCGGGCCATCACCTTCGGGCGGATCAAGGCGGGCGTCGCGACCAGCAAAGCTGAACTGCAACGTACCCAGGCCGACTACGAGAACGAGGTTTTCCAGCATCAGGTACGTACCATCGACGCCTACCTGCTGCTGCTGATCAACCAGAAGCTGGTGCAGATTCAGCGCAGCAACCTCGACCGGGCCGAGACCTTCAAGCGCGTGGTCGACGCGGGGGTACGTTCGGGTATGCGGGCGGGGGTCGATAGCTCACTGGCGACCGCCGAGGCCGTTCGGGCGCGGCTGCTATTGCTGGCTTCCGAGCAAAACGAGCAGGTACAACGCCTGCGCCTCTCGGAGCTGACCGGCGAGCTGACCAAAAACCTGCGCGTCGATAGCATGCGGTTCTACACGAACCTGCCCACTGCGCCGTTGCTGGCCGATTCAGTTTCGCCCAAAAACCCCACGCTCCGCCTCTTTCAGTCGCAGATCAACCTGTCGACGGCCCAGAGCCTGCTCACGCAGCGGTCGGGACTACCCAGTATATCGCTCTTGGGGGCGGGTAATGCGCGGGGCTCAGGTTTCTCCAATCAGGGCGAGTTGTTGCTGGCCAACCCCGTCAACGGCCTTGGCTATCAGGTGGGCAACTACCTGCTGGGCGTGGTGGCCCGCTGGAACCTGACTAACCTGCTCCGTACGCACCACGAGTACAACGCAAATCTGTTTCTGGTGGAGCGGTCGCGGCAGCTCTTCAACGAGCAGCGGCTGCGCATCAACCGGCAGTATCAGGAAGCGGACACGCAATATCAGGTGGCGCTCGAACAAGCGCGGCAGGCGCCCGTTCAACTCCGCGCCGCCCAACAGGCCTACAATCAGGCCCGCACCCGCTACCAGAATGGCCTCACCGATTTGCCGACGCTACTGCAAAGTGTGGTCACGCTCAACCGCGCCGAAGTCGATGGGTATGTGGCTACCAGCAACGTCTGGCGGTATCTACTACTCAAAGCCGCCGCCGAAGGCGATCTGTCTCTCTTCATGAATCAGGTATAG